From a single Rosa rugosa chromosome 7, drRosRugo1.1, whole genome shotgun sequence genomic region:
- the LOC133722563 gene encoding uncharacterized protein LOC133722563: protein MATLFFFPFLLTLLHSTSATSSSPPTIELFRNLTAALSVTDFGATGDGVTYDTSAIQSAIDSCCTTPCHVTFPSGGTYLTATIRLKSGVVLHIEEGATLLGGTRLRDYPIEQERWYVVLAENATDVGITGGGVVDGQGLEFVKRFDEKKNVMVSWNWTGACLGDECRPRLVGFIDCRNVQLSNIELRQPAYWCLHVVRCESITIQDVSIYGDFNTPNNDGIDIEDSNNTVITRCHIDTGDDAICPKTYTGPLYNLTVTNCWIRTKSSAIKLGSASWFDFKGLVFDNITIADSHRGLGFQIRDGGNVSDVIFSNINISTRYYHQSWWGRAEPIYVTTCPRDSYSKEGSISNLLFVNISANSENGIFLSGSKKGLLSDLRFINLNLTYSRRTNNVGGLVDYRPGCQGLVKHSTAGFIMEHINGLVFDNIYMRWSDEQWSAEQLGQWNNPLDFRSSTVNNISMLNFHSSLYTQ, encoded by the exons ATGGCCacactcttcttcttcccctttcTACTTACTCTCCTCCACTCCACCTCCGCCACGTCATCATCCCCACCCACCATCGAGCTCTTCCGCAACCTCACCGCCGCTCTCTCCGTCACCGACTTCGGCGCCACCGGAGACGGCGTCACCTACGACACCTCCGCCATCCAATCAGCCATCGACAGCTGCTGCACCACGCCCTGCCACGTCACCTTCCCGAGTGGAGGCACCTACCTGACCGCGACGATCCGCCTCAAATCCGGCGTCGTTTTGCACATCGAAGAGGGCGCGACTCTCCTCGGCGGCACGCGGCTGCGGGACTACCCGATCGAGCAGGAGCGGTGGTACGTGGTGCTGGCCGAGAACGCCACCGATGTGGGGATCACCGGCGGCGGAGTCGTCGACGGCCAGGGGCTTGAGTTCGTGAAGAGATTCGATGAGAAGAAGAATGTGATGGTCAGCTGGAACTGGACCGGGGCTTGTTTGGGAGACGAGTGCCGGCCCAGGCTCGTCGGCTTCATTGACTGTAGAAATGTCCAGCTTTCCAATATTGAGTTGCGTCAGCCGGCTTACTGGTG CTTGCACGTTGTACGTTGTGAAAGTATTACTATTCAAGATGTTTCAATTTATGGAGATTTCAATACACCCAATAATGATGGGATAGATATTGAGGATTCAAATAATACTGTCATTACTAGATGCCATATCGATACTGGAGATGATGCTATCTGTCCAAAGACGTACACTGGCCCCCTTTATAACTTAACTGTAACAAATTGCTGGATTCGGACCAAGTCTTCAGCAATCAAACTTGGCAGTGCTAGTTGGTTTGATTTTAAAGGTCTGGTGTTTGACAATATCACTATTGCAGATTCTCATAGAGGGCTGGGATTCCAGATACGAGATGGAG GAAATGTGAGTGATGTTATCTTTTCAAACATTAATATCAGCACAAGATACTATCATCAATCCTGGTGGGGAAGAGCAGAACCTATTTATGTGACTACTTGTCCACGCGACTCATATTCAAAGGAGGGTTCAATCTCTAACCTACTCTTTGTGAACATCAGTGCAAATTCAGAGAATGGTATATTTTTATCAGGCTCTAAAAAGGGGCTTCTTAGTGATTTGAGATTCATCAACTTGAATCTGACCTACAGCAGACGGACCAACAATGTGGGTGGGTTGGTAGACTACAGACCAGGATGCCAAGGGCTGGTAAAGCACAGCACAGCTGGTTTCATCATGGAGCACATTAATGGCTTAGTGTTTGACAATATTTACATGAGATGGTCCGATGAGCAATGGTCTGCTGAGCAATTAGGACAGTGGAATAATCCCTTGGATTTCAGGTCTTCTACTGTAAATAACATATCTATGCTTAATTTCCATTCAAGCCTATACACACAGTGA